A DNA window from Impatiens glandulifera chromosome 7, dImpGla2.1, whole genome shotgun sequence contains the following coding sequences:
- the LOC124946038 gene encoding uncharacterized protein LOC124946038 — translation MALNPPARSCTPGLLKAILFFLALCLGGYILGPPLYWHLMEGLAAPTSSSSSSSCPSCNCDCFSEPIMSIPLGLINTSFTDCAKRDPEVTEDSEKNFSELLSEELKLREAEAMESQKRADMALLEAKKITSQYLKEADKCNSGMETCEEARERSVATLLAQKKLTALWELRARQKGWKEGMNNRVKSTSS, via the exons ATGGCGCTGAATCCACCGGCCAGATCGTGCACTCCTGGTTTGTTAAAAGCGATTTTGTTCTTCTTAGCGCTATGTTTAGGCGGCTATATACTAGGACCTCCTCTTTACTGGCACTTAATGGAAGGTTTAGCCGCCCCtacttcctcttcctcttcttcttcttgtccaTCCTGCAATTGCGATTGTTTTTCCGAACCAATTATGTCAATTCCATTAG GATTGATCAACACGTCTTTCACAG ATTGTGCTAAGCGTGATCCAGAAGTAACAGAGGATAGTGAGAAGAACTTTTCCGAACTTCTATCGGAGGAATTGAAGTTAAGAGAAGCTGAAGCTATGGAGAGTCAAAAGCGAGCAGACATGGCATTACTTGAGGCGAAAAAGATAACATCTCAGTATCTGAAAGAGGCGGATAAATGCAATTCCGGAATGGAAACTTGCGAAGAAGCCAGAGAGAGATCTGTGGCGACTTTATTAGCTCAGAAGAAGTTGACTGCATTGTGGGAGCTTCGAGCTCGTCAAAAGGGATGGAAAGAAGGAATGAATAATCGTGTTAAATCGACTTCATCTTGA
- the LOC124909561 gene encoding CCR4-NOT transcription complex subunit 9-like, whose product MKVEEQQMGTAPPPLPPLPPLPPLPPSPSMNPMLPDPIRIPNLDLMTGLESASIDQLIQFLSDPVYRVPAMTMLIKSHSRNEDLAMKLWESQNTISVLLLEVINLFRKLEPQILTAEESDRVCLIITLFQVIASHPQTKRLFIQAHIPIYLYPFLSAKVRRRAYDNLRLASLGVLGALVKTDDDEIGYFLLETEIFPLCLCSMEYGSSLSCTVATFILWRMLNQQPGLIYCLETMERFLAVTGILERMLIRLTTEPQPSMRLLKYIIGCYISLAGSSKLRDPRTSKEVLGRCFPICIRDGAFNSYIEKLEDSSVIRMLMQHLYEIVNRLRG is encoded by the exons ATGAAAGTGGAAGAACAGCAAATGGGTACAGCGCCGCCGCCGCTGCCACCGCTGCCGCCGCTGCCACCGCTGCCGCCGTCTCCGTCGATGAATCCGATGTTACCCGATCCGATTCGGATTCCTAATTTGGATCTGATGACGGGTTTGGAATCGGCTTCCATTGATCAACTGATACAATTCCTTTCTGATCCTGTTTATAGAGTGCCCGCCATGACCATGCTTATCAAG AGTCATTCAAGAAATGAAGATCTTGCAATGAAATTATGGGAATCTCAAAACACTATCAGTGTTTTGCTATtg GAAGTGATCAATTTGTTCAGGAAACTTGAACCGCAGATTTTGACGGCGGAGGAATCCGACCGGGTATGTTTGATTATAACTTTGTTTCAGGTTATAGCTTCTCATCCACAGACAAAGAGGCTGTTTATACAAG CCCACATTCCAATATATTTGTACCCATTCCTTTCAGCAAAGGTTAGAAGGAGAGCTTATGATAATCTTAGGCTTGCTAGTTTGGGTGTTCTTGGTGCTCTAGTTAAG ACTGATGATGATGAAATTGGGTATTTTCTTCTGGAAACTGAAATATTTCCTCTATGCCTATGCTCAATGGAATATGGATCTTCACTTTCATGCACT GTTGCAACTTTTATTTTGTGGAGAATGTTGAATCAGCAACCTGGACTGATTTATTGCCTTGAAACTATGGAAAGGTTTCTAGCCGTTACTGGAATTCTCGAAAGGATGTTGATAAGGCTCACAACCGAGCCTCAACCCTCGATGAGACTGCTCAAATATATTATCGGGTGTTACATTTCTTTGGCTGGATCGTCTAAGCTTAGGGATCCGAG GACATCGAAAGAAGTTTTGGGACGATGTTTTCCTATTTGTATAAGAGATGGAGCTTTCAATAGCTACATTGAAAAG CTTGAAGACTCGTCCGTTATCAGAATGCTTATGCAGCATTTGTATGAAATTGTGAATCGTTTAAGGGGATAG